One window of the Candidatus Hydrogenedentota bacterium genome contains the following:
- a CDS encoding tetratricopeptide repeat protein, with protein MREVLFLAGLAVLYTGIAVGWRLVKQSRLRGQWDLGRGALERGDLEAAADAYRKCVGMAPLWGAARTLLAGALARMGRTDEAEREARMVADLHPRDPESWRGLCQFYALFMPDRAEKAREAVDRLRELDAAAADALLNDPRMARLRRAMEAPGGGAG; from the coding sequence ATGAGGGAAGTCCTCTTTCTGGCCGGGCTGGCCGTTCTATACACGGGCATCGCCGTGGGCTGGCGTCTGGTGAAACAGTCCCGCCTGCGCGGGCAGTGGGACCTTGGCCGGGGCGCGCTGGAGCGCGGCGACCTGGAGGCGGCGGCGGACGCCTACAGAAAATGCGTGGGCATGGCCCCGCTGTGGGGCGCGGCGCGCACCCTGCTCGCGGGCGCGCTGGCCCGGATGGGCAGGACGGACGAGGCGGAGCGCGAGGCCCGCATGGTCGCGGACCTGCACCCGCGCGACCCGGAAAGCTGGCGGGGGCTGTGCCAATTTTACGCGCTGTTCATGCCCGACCGGGCGGAAAAGGCGCGGGAGGCGGTGGACCGGCTGCGTGAACTGGACGCCGCGGCGGCCGACGCGCTTCTGAACGACCCGCGCATGGCGCGCCTGCGGCGGGCCA
- a CDS encoding tyrosine-protein phosphatase yields MKLFLKTLGVVAAIFLIILAVSAAIYFPGHNMRTLDEGRFLGSRQMNAVNLDHTIGVLDVRTVINLRGENPGSDWYDAEVAVCKERKVPLHSFAWSKNKIPDPESLARYINVIETGTPPFLAHCQGGTHRTGVAAAVYLLLKGKDIATARKQFGPMFLNAPIGKLLDLYEGSGMPFKQWALEVYPGVYAELQKKTAPAGDAPAPAPAAG; encoded by the coding sequence ATGAAACTTTTTTTGAAGACCTTGGGTGTTGTCGCGGCCATTTTTCTGATCATACTGGCCGTGTCCGCGGCGATTTATTTTCCGGGACACAATATGCGGACGCTGGATGAAGGCCGGTTTTTGGGCTCCAGACAGATGAATGCGGTGAATCTGGACCACACCATAGGCGTCTTGGATGTGCGCACCGTGATCAACCTGCGGGGCGAGAACCCGGGTTCGGACTGGTACGACGCGGAAGTGGCGGTCTGCAAAGAGAGAAAGGTGCCGCTTCACAGTTTCGCATGGTCAAAAAACAAAATCCCCGACCCCGAGTCGCTGGCCCGGTATATCAACGTAATCGAGACCGGAACACCGCCCTTTCTGGCGCACTGCCAAGGGGGCACCCACCGCACCGGTGTGGCCGCCGCGGTTTATCTGCTTCTGAAGGGCAAAGACATCGCCACGGCCCGGAAACAGTTCGGCCCCATGTTCCTCAACGCGCCCATCGGCAAGCTGCTGGACCTTTACGAGGGCAGCGGCATGCCCTTCAAACAATGGGCTTTGGAGGTGTATCCGGGCGTATACGCCGAACTTCAGAAAAAGACCGCCCCTGCCGGGGACGCCCCGGCCCCCGCGCCAGCAGCGGGGTAA